A genomic segment from Solanum stenotomum isolate F172 unplaced genomic scaffold, ASM1918654v1 scaffold30259, whole genome shotgun sequence encodes:
- the LOC125851828 gene encoding uncharacterized protein LOC125851828: MAEENKQEQSVVPSEYNLDAKWDACLDLGLRRFTYFSLIGGFAGLLLFRSPVTRWASTAFGAGAGLGSAYTECSQKFGGYPGKSTASISETPITKVGED, translated from the exons ATGGCTGAAGAGAACAAGCAAGAACAATCAGTTGTACCATCGGAGTACAATTTGGATGCAAAATGGGATGCTTGTCTTGATTTGGGTCTTCGCCGTTTTACTTACTTTTCCTTAATCGGTGGCTTTGCTGGTCTTCTCCTCTTCC GGAGTCCTGTGACACGCTGGGCGTCTACAGCATTTGGTGCTGGGGCAGGTCTAGGATCTGCATACACAGAATGCTCTCAGAAATTTGGTGGATATCCTGGAAAATCAACTGCTAGTATTTCTGAGACTCCTATTACCAAG